The following proteins are encoded in a genomic region of Nicotiana sylvestris chromosome 4, ASM39365v2, whole genome shotgun sequence:
- the LOC104227093 gene encoding dihydroneopterin aldolase 2-like isoform X2 → MASPSTSHMDIPKGDKLVLRGLKFHGYHGVKPEETKLGQKFLVDVDAWMDLRPAGKSDCLSDTLSYTDIYKIVKEVVEGPPRKLLEKVAELIASTTLDKYPQVSAVRVQVGKPHVAVQGSVDYLGVEIIRHRGLDG, encoded by the exons ATGGCATCACCCAGCACCA GTCACATGGATATACCAAAAGGAGACAAGCTTGTGCTTAGGGGTTTAAAGTTCCACGGATATCATGGGGTGAAGCCAGAAGAGACGAAGCTGGGGCAGAAGTTCCTGGTCGATGTTGATGCTTGGATGGATCTTCGGCCAGCTGGTAAATCTGACTGTTTGTCAGATACTCTAAGTTACACTGATATATACAA AATAGTGAAAGAGGTTGTGGAGGGTCCACCTAGAAAACTTCTAGAGAAGGTGGCTGAGCTCATAGCATCTACAACGCTCGACAAGTATCCACAGGTATCTGCTGTTCGTGTTCAAGTTGGGAAGCCGCATGTGGCTGTTCAAGGATCTGTTGACTATTTAGGTGTCGAGATCATAAGGCACAGAGGTCTTGATGGTTAA
- the LOC104227093 gene encoding dihydroneopterin aldolase 1-like isoform X3, protein MDIPKGDKLVLRGLKFHGYHGVKPEETKLGQKFLVDVDAWMDLRPAGKSDCLSDTLSYTDIYKIVKEVVEGPPRKLLEKVAELIASTTLDKYPQVSAVRVQVGKPHVAVQGSVDYLGVEIIRHRGLDG, encoded by the exons ATGGATATACCAAAAGGAGACAAGCTTGTGCTTAGGGGTTTAAAGTTCCACGGATATCATGGGGTGAAGCCAGAAGAGACGAAGCTGGGGCAGAAGTTCCTGGTCGATGTTGATGCTTGGATGGATCTTCGGCCAGCTGGTAAATCTGACTGTTTGTCAGATACTCTAAGTTACACTGATATATACAA AATAGTGAAAGAGGTTGTGGAGGGTCCACCTAGAAAACTTCTAGAGAAGGTGGCTGAGCTCATAGCATCTACAACGCTCGACAAGTATCCACAGGTATCTGCTGTTCGTGTTCAAGTTGGGAAGCCGCATGTGGCTGTTCAAGGATCTGTTGACTATTTAGGTGTCGAGATCATAAGGCACAGAGGTCTTGATGGTTAA
- the LOC104227093 gene encoding dihydroneopterin aldolase 2-like isoform X1, translating into MASPSTMTGHMDIPKGDKLVLRGLKFHGYHGVKPEETKLGQKFLVDVDAWMDLRPAGKSDCLSDTLSYTDIYKIVKEVVEGPPRKLLEKVAELIASTTLDKYPQVSAVRVQVGKPHVAVQGSVDYLGVEIIRHRGLDG; encoded by the exons ATGGCATCACCCAGCACCA TGACAGGTCACATGGATATACCAAAAGGAGACAAGCTTGTGCTTAGGGGTTTAAAGTTCCACGGATATCATGGGGTGAAGCCAGAAGAGACGAAGCTGGGGCAGAAGTTCCTGGTCGATGTTGATGCTTGGATGGATCTTCGGCCAGCTGGTAAATCTGACTGTTTGTCAGATACTCTAAGTTACACTGATATATACAA AATAGTGAAAGAGGTTGTGGAGGGTCCACCTAGAAAACTTCTAGAGAAGGTGGCTGAGCTCATAGCATCTACAACGCTCGACAAGTATCCACAGGTATCTGCTGTTCGTGTTCAAGTTGGGAAGCCGCATGTGGCTGTTCAAGGATCTGTTGACTATTTAGGTGTCGAGATCATAAGGCACAGAGGTCTTGATGGTTAA